Proteins co-encoded in one Herpetosiphonaceae bacterium genomic window:
- a CDS encoding peptidoglycan recognition family protein, translating into MNRPRLYTTDEWGARPPSEPIDVLSHRPNKILIHHTAGPNSSDFSQAHAFELARSIQNFHMDVRHWRDTGQHFTISRGGYAMAGRHRSIPVLDNGVNHVLGAHCDGQNDVAIGIENEGTYTSATPPDALYNKLVSLCAYICQQYGLGPGRIFGHRDFNATECPGDRLYAMLPRLRDDVRQRLASA; encoded by the coding sequence GTGAACCGACCGCGCCTCTACACCACCGACGAATGGGGCGCGCGACCACCGTCGGAGCCGATTGACGTGCTCAGCCATCGCCCAAACAAGATTCTGATCCATCACACCGCCGGACCCAACAGCAGCGACTTTTCACAGGCACATGCCTTTGAGCTCGCGCGCAGCATCCAGAACTTCCACATGGACGTACGGCACTGGCGCGATACCGGGCAGCACTTCACCATCAGCCGAGGCGGGTACGCCATGGCCGGACGGCACCGCAGTATCCCCGTCCTGGATAACGGCGTCAATCATGTCCTGGGCGCGCACTGCGATGGGCAGAACGATGTGGCGATCGGGATCGAGAACGAGGGAACCTATACGTCAGCAACGCCACCGGACGCGCTGTACAACAAGCTGGTGAGTCTCTGCGCCTATATCTGTCAGCAATACGGCCTTGGGCCTGGGCGAATCTTTGGACATCGCGATTTCAACGCGACGGAATGCCCCGGCGATCGGCTCTATGCCATGCTCCCCCGGCTGCGTGACGATGTTCGGCAGCGGCTTGCCAGCGCGTGA